One Sulfolobus sp. S-194 DNA segment encodes these proteins:
- a CDS encoding CPBP family intramembrane glutamic endopeptidase, with amino-acid sequence MSIPIYYLEYILILLSISFPFSLSLFLTNIYVIFLKNKKPFETNFFVTQYIVSLLVLIIVAFTSNSSLVNYMIKSLSVKINYNYLILLILSPIIGVMNTYLEFFESAIVIWLLIEKGKFIIPRIVISYRIKIYLLIIVTFLEEIIYRFLVFNLLLYHLHINIFLVLIISSLIYSLNHLYFQNYYVLINKFSSGLVYGILFYLSNSLLLVFLVHLSQNIYLYYTSRRYP; translated from the coding sequence ATGAGTATCCCCATTTACTACCTTGAGTATATACTTATTTTATTATCTATTTCTTTTCCGTTCTCACTTTCTCTTTTTTTAACAAATATTTATGTTATATTTTTAAAAAACAAAAAACCTTTTGAAACAAACTTTTTTGTTACTCAGTATATAGTATCTCTTCTAGTTCTTATTATAGTAGCTTTTACTTCAAATTCTAGTTTAGTAAATTACATGATTAAAAGTTTAAGCGTAAAAATTAACTATAATTATCTCATATTGTTAATATTATCTCCAATAATAGGTGTAATGAATACATATCTTGAATTTTTTGAGTCAGCAATAGTGATTTGGCTTTTAATAGAAAAGGGAAAATTTATTATACCTAGAATTGTTATATCTTATCGAATTAAAATATATTTGTTAATTATAGTTACATTTCTTGAAGAGATAATATATAGGTTCCTAGTATTTAATTTACTACTATATCATCTACATATTAATATATTTTTAGTATTAATTATTTCCAGTTTGATTTATTCATTGAACCATTTATATTTTCAAAATTATTATGTTCTAATTAATAAGTTTTCCTCTGGATTAGTTTACGGTATACTATTCTATTTATCAAATAGTTTGCTATTAGTATTTCTAGTTCATTTATCACAAAATATATACCTATA
- a CDS encoding YcaO-like family protein yields MKNIKYPLNIYLISKYKPILNVLTGIVDSDIAIANNRYRLPFYTVSATLPHYEKLFISTKTEIRNHIAGVGLTFEEAFTKLIGEIVERYSLIAGFQKHMKNVEYYTYRELERKGEDVIPFEYLVLYTDYQYSLTGLYKPTKEMALGWIKCPSLLYPKKEIYVPAQIFMGYQLHNNEKLILISTSNGAAAHTDIKSALTHAILEYIERNNFMIKWYTLTPSPEISVDNEELNNIIKNSSYNIKFVDFFLPDMPVHTVGAFIKNRYNKFPYILFGLRASLNPLYAIYGALAEAASGLAYADFAIGRFINNVDSIINDKTLFLDLDSNVARWLLPTEISRKNNILNQLIQGKINLSDISNGKNYISIEDQIYELISYLRKISKYSTFLDITSPEIAELGFSVVKVYIPELVDLALPSLPPSKHPLLVKYGGVKNEYPHLLP; encoded by the coding sequence GTGAAAAATATTAAATATCCTCTTAACATATATCTTATCTCTAAGTATAAACCTATTCTTAACGTGTTAACGGGAATAGTAGATAGTGATATAGCAATAGCAAACAATAGATACAGATTACCGTTTTACACTGTGTCAGCTACATTACCTCATTATGAGAAACTTTTTATTAGTACTAAAACAGAAATAAGGAATCATATAGCTGGAGTGGGGTTAACATTTGAGGAAGCTTTTACGAAATTAATAGGAGAAATAGTTGAAAGATATTCATTAATTGCCGGGTTTCAGAAACATATGAAAAACGTAGAATATTATACTTACAGAGAATTAGAAAGAAAAGGAGAAGATGTAATACCTTTTGAATATCTCGTTCTATATACAGATTATCAATATTCGTTAACAGGACTTTATAAACCAACTAAGGAAATGGCACTAGGATGGATAAAATGTCCTTCATTATTATATCCAAAAAAGGAGATTTATGTCCCAGCCCAAATATTTATGGGCTATCAATTACATAATAATGAGAAATTAATACTAATTTCTACCTCCAATGGGGCAGCTGCGCATACTGATATTAAAAGTGCATTAACGCATGCTATTCTAGAATATATTGAAAGAAATAATTTTATGATAAAATGGTATACACTTACTCCTTCCCCAGAAATTTCCGTAGATAATGAAGAATTAAATAATATAATAAAAAACTCCTCATATAACATAAAATTTGTTGATTTCTTTTTACCAGATATGCCTGTTCATACAGTAGGAGCTTTTATAAAGAATAGATATAATAAATTTCCTTATATTTTATTTGGTCTAAGAGCTAGTTTAAACCCGTTATACGCAATATATGGAGCATTAGCCGAAGCGGCAAGTGGATTAGCTTATGCGGACTTTGCTATAGGTCGTTTCATTAATAATGTGGACTCCATTATAAATGATAAGACATTATTTCTAGATTTAGACTCTAATGTAGCACGTTGGCTATTACCAACAGAAATTTCCAGGAAGAATAATATATTAAACCAGCTAATTCAAGGTAAGATTAATTTATCTGACATAAGTAATGGTAAAAATTATATCAGCATAGAGGATCAGATATATGAATTAATATCATATCTTAGAAAAATATCTAAATATTCTACATTTTTAGATATAACTTCACCTGAAATTGCTGAGTTAGGATTTTCTGTAGTTAAAGTATACATTCCAGAATTAGTTGACTTAGCCTTACCCTCTTTGCCTCCTTCTAAACACCCATTATTAGTAAAATACGGAGGAGTAAAAAATGAGTATCCCCATTTACTACCTTGA